From Daphnia pulicaria isolate SC F1-1A chromosome 4, SC_F0-13Bv2, whole genome shotgun sequence, one genomic window encodes:
- the LOC124337674 gene encoding uncharacterized protein K02A2.6-like, which translates to MNRGKSRGRGRLVESQIGQEQDIESQQEEEGSIPFVTDSIQEQTARSTEEAVADPVIPPPMATNVIGTLEPFNTETGKWQVYEKRLQQFFIVNSITEDVKKKAYLLTVLGAEICDLIWDLFSPTDPTAATVTHDMICTKLREHFVPTKVEIAERFRFFQHKQKPEETIASFMASLRNLAKDCSFGDFLNSALRDAFVIGLQDQRIQTKLLAESALTLDSAFKMAVSMESATQQAKQLRQEEPINVLRTRTTGCWRCGEPHNPAGCYFKTQECFYCKKEGHRAACCPEKQKKKSRESEKSREEKAAIPKKKDSTKKNRLNFADNTEDAEGLEDFDPDTDFNFFYLPDPNRSTKPLVTILDIDGRKVTMEIDTGAGFTIFSEKEWRNHGSPKLEDTQVRLRTYTGQPVDIKGKFVAELSVQEQSKQLPILVAGGNGPPLCGRNWLRAMRLDWNQILQLTNHPSTIPRSNMLPDKTLLPFQKKFTDLFSTKLGKIRGPPVHLDLKAEAVPRFHRARPIPYALRAKVKAALIKLTEAKVLKRVRHSNWGAPIVVVPKANGDIRVCGDYKVTVNPFLIVDQHPLPLPEDIFATLEGGVLFTKLDLSQAYNQLELDEFSQELCTINTPEGLFQYTRMPFGIASAPGKFQRVMDDLFQDTPWVKCYLDDILIAGRTEKEHWTRVEIVLQKLQEAGVRLQLEKCSFGVPEIPYLGFIVSKDGLKTSPEKIKAVQDSEKPHNLTSLRAYLGLVNYYGKFIPKLAHVSAPLNELLKKEKPWRWETEQQDAWLEIKQLLSSAEVLCNYNPKWILKLACDASPFGVAAVLSHILPDGSERPISYASKSLSASEKNYSQLDKEALSIIFGVKRFHSYLYGRKFTLITDHKPLLAILGPKKGIPPLTAARMQRWALILAAYSYELEFRKTTEHGNADALSRFPLEDPSETVGQLPELSHSRPELFGTALVTKDVRESTKLDPVLQEVSTRLRDGWRFSDKVSSTLATFYRKRTELSIKDGLILWGNRVVIPKTLQPQVLSLLHEEHAGIVRMKAVARSFVWWPGLDSQLTEMATSCLPCLQTRNNPKRRKEAAWPVPDQPWSRLHVDFAGPLPSGQYLFVLMDATSKWPEIFRLNRITSDTTISTLKTIFARFGLPSELVSDNGPQFTSEEFKRFMLVNGIVHHRGAPYHPQTNGLAERAVQSVKKALHKMRDQPGTFDDKLQRFLTSYRNTPHKSTGKTPAEVLLGRQNRGKFDLFQPTVLKKKEKIEAEFQAGEKVMVRDFRPGKNKWLEGVVNHRIGSFLYEVQIGNQIMKRHCSQLLPRGRTEQEETGHVMLH; encoded by the coding sequence ATGAACCGTGGTAAATCAAGAGGTAGAGGTAGACTGGTGGAATCCCAAATTGGACAAGAGCAAGATATAGAGagtcaacaagaagaagagggaagtATCCCTTTTGTGACAGACAGCATTCAAGAGCAGACAGCAAGATCCACAGAAGAAGCAGTGGCCGATCCTGTAATTCCACCACCAATGGCGACTAACGTGATTGGAACATTGGAGCCGTTCAACACTGAGACGGGCAAGTGGCAGGTATACGAAAAAAGACTTCAACAGTTCTTTATTGTTAACAGTATTACCGAAGATGTCAAGAAGAAGGCTTATTTGTTGACTGTGCTGGGAGCCGAAATTTGTGATTTGATATGGGATTTATTTAGTCCCACAGACCCCACGGCTGCAACGGTAACACATGATATGATTTGTACAAAGTTAAGAGAGCATTTTGTTCCTACAAAGGTGGAGATTGCAGagcgttttcgtttttttcaacATAAGCAAAAACCAGAAGAAACCATAGCAAGTTTTATGGCATCGCTACGAAACCTCGCCAAGGATTGTTCTTTTGGAGACTTTCTTAATTCAGCCTTAAGAGATGCTTTCGTGATAGGCCTGCAAGATCAACGGATTCAAACGAAGCTGTTGGCCGAATCGGCCTTGACGTTGGACTCTGCATTCAAGATGGCTGTCAGCATGGAATCCGCAACCCAGCAAGCCAAACAACTTAGACAAGAAGAACCAATCAACGTTTTAAGAACTCGTACTACGGGATGCTGGAGGTGTGGTGAACCTCATAATCCGGCAGGGTGTTATTTCAAAACGCAAGAGTGTTTCTACTGCAAGAAAGAAGGACACCGGGCAGCTTGCTGCCCAGagaagcaaaagaagaaaagtcgagAGTCAGAAAAGTCCAGAGAAGAAAAGGCAGCAATCCCCAAGAAGAAAgacagcacaaagaaaaatcgattAAACTTTGCAGATAATACCGAAGACGCCGAGGGATTGGAAGATTTTGATCCTGACacagattttaattttttctatctGCCAGATCCGAACAGGTCCACAAAACCGTTGGTGACAATTCTGGATATAGATGGAAGAAAGGTGACCATGGAGATAGACACGGGAGCCGGCTTCACCATATTTTCAGAAAAGGAATGGAGAAACCATGGTAGCCCGAAATTGGAAGACACGCAGGTGCGTTTACGGACATACACTGGCCAACCAGTGGACATAAAAGGAAAATTCGTGGCAGAATTATCGGTACAGGAACAGAGTAAACAGCTACCAATCCTTGTCGCCGGAGGCAATGGGCCACCACTGTGTGGCAGAAACTGGCTTCGCGCGATGAGACTCGATTGGAACCAAATACTGCAGCTGACTAACCATCCTAGTACCATACCACGTTCTAATATGTTACCTGACAAAACCTTGTTACCtttccaaaagaaatttacagatttgttttcaacaaagcttggaaaaattCGAGGACCGCCAGTGCATCTAGATCTTAAGGCGGAAGCAGTGCCTAGATTTCATCGGGCTCGCCCCATTCCTTACGCCTTAAGAGCCAAAGTTAAGGCAGCACTGATCAAGCTGACTGAAGCAAAAGTATTGAAAAGAGTCCGCCATAGCAACTGGGGAGCTCCCATTGTAGTCGTGCCTAAAGCAAATGGTGACATAAGAGTGTGCGGAGACTACAAGGTAACTGTAAACCCATTTTTAATCGTTGATCAGCATCCGTTGCCACTCCCAGAAGATATTTTTGCAACGCTGGAAGGTGGTGTATTATTCACGAAACTAGATTTGTCGCAGGCCTACAACCAGTTGGAGTTGGATGAATTTTCGCAAGAACTGTGTACAATCAACACACCTGAAGGCCTGTTCCAGTACACCCGAATGCCGTTTGGCATTGCTTCCGCACCAGGAAAATTTCAACGAGTGATGGACGATCTATTTCAAGACACGCCATGGGTAAAGTGCTATTTAGATGACATCCTAATTGCAGGCCGCACAGAAAAGGAACATTGGACGCGAGTGGAGATAGTATTGCAGAAACTACAAGAAGCAGGGGTTCGGCTTCAACTGGAAAAGTGCAGTTTTGGAGTGCCGGAGATACCCTATTTAGGATTCATTGTATCCAAGGACGGACTTAAAACATCAccagaaaagatcaaagctgTGCAAGACTCCGAAAAGCCTCATAACCTTACTTCTCTGCGGGCATATTTAGGATTGGTCAACTATTATGGAAAGTTCATCCCGAAATTGGCTCATGTGTCAGCCCCGTTAAACGAGCTGTTAAAGAAGGAGAAGCCTTGGAGATGGGAGACGGAACAGCAAGACGCCTGGCTGGAAATCAAACAGCTGTTAAGCTCAGCAGAAGTATTATGCAACTACAACCCGAAATGGATTCTGAAACTAGCCTGCGATGCATCACCTTTTGGAGTCGCAGCGGTATTGTCTCACATCTTACCAGACGGATCCGAACGACCTATTTCGTACGCCTCCAAGAGCTTATCagcatctgaaaaaaattattctcagCTGGACAAAGAAGCGTTGTCTATTATCTTCGGTGTTAAAAGATTTCACTCGTATTTATATGGGCGCAAATTTACTTTAATAACTGACCACAAGCCTCTACTAGCCATTTTAGGTCCAAAGAAAGGAATTCCACCACTGACTGCTGCTAGGATGCAGCGTTGGGCGCTCATATTGGCCGCTTACTCCTACGAATTGGAGTTTCGAAAAACCACCGAGCATGGAAACGCAGATGCATTATCCAGGTTTCCCTTAGAAGATCCATCGGAAACAGTGGGGCAGCTACCAGAATTAAGTCATTCCCGGCCGGAGCTGTTTGGAACAGCATTGGTAACCAAGGACGTACGGGAATCAACCAAATTAGATCCAGTACTACAGGAGGTGTCCACCAGATTACGAGACGGATGGCGATTTTCGGATAAAGTCTCTTCAACATTAGCCACCTTCTATAGGAAAAGAACGGAATTATCCATCAAGGATGGGCTGATCTTATGGGGAAACAGAGTGGTCATCCCAAAAACACTGCAGCCGCAGGTGCTATCACTATTACATGAAGAGCATGCAGGGATCGTGAGAATGAAGGCTGTAGCAAGAAGTTTTGTATGGTGGCCAGGATTAGACAGTCAGCTGACAGAAATGGCCACGTCATGTTTACCTTGCCTTCAAACCAGAAATAAtccgaagagaagaaaagaagctgCATGGCCAGTTCCCGATCAGCCATGGTCACGCCTCCATGTGGATTTTGCAGGTCCGTTGCCGAGTGGTCAATATCTTTTTGTGTTAATGGATGCCACTTCCAAATGGCCAGAGATTTTCCGGTTAAATAGGATTACCTCGGATACTACAATATCGACacttaaaactatttttgccCGTTTTGGACTCCCCAGCGAATTGGTATCAGACAACGGACCACAGTTTACATCGGAAGAATTCAAACGTTTCATGTTGGTAAACGGTATTGTTCATCATAGAGGAGCACCATATCACCCTCAGACGAACGGACTGGCAGAACGGGCGGTTCAGTCGGTGAAAAAGGCCTTACACAAGATGAGAGATCAACCCGGAACATTCGACGACAAACTCCAGCGCTTTTTGACCTCTTACCGAAACACACCGCATAAATCTACTGGAAAAACTCCTGCGGAAGTACTATTGGGTAGACAAAATCgtggaaaatttgatttgtttcagcCAACCGtcctaaagaaaaaggagaagatcgAAGCGGAGTTCCAGGCAGGAGAGAAGGTGATGGTGAGGGATTTCCGTCCCGGAAAGAATAAATGGCTGGAAGGAGTAGTTAACCATCGTATCGGAAGTTTTTTGTATGAAGTACAGATTGGAAATCAAATCATGAAGCGTCATTGCAGCCAATTACTGCCGAGAGGAAGAACCGAACAGGAAGAAACAGGTCACGTGATGCTACATTAA